Proteins from a genomic interval of Cucumis melo cultivar AY chromosome 7, USDA_Cmelo_AY_1.0, whole genome shotgun sequence:
- the LOC103494728 gene encoding probable WRKY transcription factor 27, producing the protein MEVSSHHSFKPNPNDEHHLLSTQPTPEEEQPLSKKRKVVQKTVVTVKIGSKKAAIGIGKMKNEGPPPDFWSWRKYGQKPIKGSPYPRGYYRCSTTKGCSAKKQVERCKTDGSMFIITYTSSHNHPGPNISTLNLDQNQQEIDQPQPLDQDDDEDDDLVPNQEQDHNNNNNDDEKNSIIVSQCEEEVEVEVEEGEEDDDDDELLLLEDEEKKGTEKIKDECLDQEPIISSSSSSSSSCCDEVMIIKTKKSEIENHDNFFDELEELPIPPPFSSTLMRSSYSFDEIRISAAPS; encoded by the exons ATGGAGGTTTCTTCTCATCATTCTTTCAAACCAAACCCAAATGATGAACATCATCTTCTTTCAACTCAACCCACACCAGAAGAAGAACAACCCCTTTCCAAAAAAAG AAAGGTTGTTCAAAAGACTGTGGTTACTGTAAAGATTGGGTCTAAAAAAGCTGCAATAGGGATAGGGAAGATGAAAAATGAAGGTCCACCTCCTGATTTTTGGTCTTGGAGAAAATATGGCCAAAAACCCATCAAAGGATCTCCATATCCAAG GGGTTATTATAGATGTAGTACAACAAAGGGTTGTTCAGCAAAAAAACAAGTTGAGAGATGCAAAACAGATGGTTCAATGTTCATCATAACATACACTTCAAGCCATAACCATCCAGGTCCCAACATCTCTACTCTCAATTTGGATCAAAATCAACAAGAGATTGATCAACCACAGCCGTTGGAtcaagatgatgatgaagatgatgatcttgTTCCAAATCAAGAACAAGAtcataataacaacaataatgaTGATGAGAAAAACAGCATTATTGTTAGTCAGTgtgaagaagaagtagaagtagaagtagaagaaggagaagaagatgatgatgatgatgaattattattattagaagatgaagagaaaaaAGGAACGGAAAAAATAAAGGATGAGTGTTTGGATCAAGAACcaataatttcttcttcttcttcttcttcttcttcatgttGTGATGAGGTGATGatcataaaaacaaaaaaatcagaaaTAGAAAATCATGATAATTTCTTTGATGAGCTTGAAGAATTGCCCATTCCTCCACCTTTTTCAAGCACCTTGATGAGATCAAGCTATTCTTTTGATGAAATTAGGATTTCTGCTGCCCCTTCTTGA
- the LOC103494729 gene encoding uncharacterized protein LOC103494729: protein MEILNTSFLFHLFAINLLGLLLPLSLLLLARLSSALYLLALLPWPPSFLLSLILYVNSPLLFLLVSFVILSTLLHSLTGKSTLPTKLPGPVSQPRLYTAWIFLCTLQVCVGVGIEGSLSSGLNDLTSTGHVEGGMWRRLLFFFGLHEAVVHWTRVVVKPVVDDTIYGESRKEKWFETAATAVSLGGLWWWRLRDEAEVLVVVAESKWLTSTELGWADISGWCLYYITVVIGIAKIVKYCIGWFGGIFVSRKHSKTSNLVGVEDNV from the coding sequence ATGGAAATTCTAAACACTTCCTTTTTGTTTCATCTCTTCGCCATCAACCTTCTTGGCCTCTTGCTTCCTCTCTCCCTCCTTCTTCTCGCTCGTCTCTCTTCCGCCCTATATCTCCTTGCCCTACTACCGTGGCCCCCATCCTTCTTGCTCTCTCTTATCCTTTATGTTAACTCtcctcttcttttccttcttgtttctttcGTCATCCTCTCCACTCTTCTCCACTCTCTCACCGGAAAATCCACTCTTCCGACCAAACTCCCCGGTCCCGTCTCCCAACCACGCCTTTACACGGCATGGATTTTCCTATGTACTCTCCAAGTATGTGTCGGCGTCGGAATCGAGGGGAGCTTATCGAGTGGGCTGAACGACTTGACGTCGACTGGCCACGTTGAGGGTGGCATGTGGAGGAGACTGCTGTTTTTCTTCGGACTTCATGAAGCCGTGGTGCACTGGACGAGGGTGGTGGTGAAGCCGGTGGTGGACGACACCATATACGGGGAATCTCGGAAAGAGAAGTGGTTTGAGACGGCAGCTACCGCGGTGAGCTTGGGCGGGCTGTGGTGGTGGCGGTTGAGGGATGAGGCGGAGGTGCTAGTGGTTGTGGCGGAAAGCAAGTGGTTGACGTCGACGGAATTGGGTTGGGCAGACATTTCCGGGTGGTGCTTATATTACATTACCGTTGTAATTGGAATTGCTAAGATTGTTAAGTACTGTATTGGTTGGTTTGGTGGGATTTTTGTCTCTAGAAAACATTCTAAAACCTCCAATCTGGTTGGTGTTGAAGACaatgtttga